From Tamandua tetradactyla isolate mTamTet1 chromosome 26, mTamTet1.pri, whole genome shotgun sequence, a single genomic window includes:
- the SAP30 gene encoding histone deacetylase complex subunit SAP30 → MNGFTPEEMSRGGDAAAAVAAVVAAAASAGSGAGAGAGAEVSGAGAVSAAGPPGAAGPGPGQLCCLREDGERCGRAAGNASFSKRIQKSISQKKVKIELDKSARHLYICDYHKNLIQSVRNRRKRKGSDDDGGDSPVQDIDTPEVDLYQLQVNTLRRYKRHFKLPTRPGLNKAQLVEIVGCHFRSIPVNEKDTLTYFIYSVKNDKNKSDLKVDSGVH, encoded by the exons ATGAACGGCTTCACGCCTGAGGAGATGAGCCGCGGCGGGGACGCGGCCGCCGCAGTGGCCGCCGTAGTGGCCGCCGCCGCCTCGGCCGGGAGCGGAGCCGGGGCGGGCGCCGGGGCAGAGGTGTCCGGAGCGGGGGCCGTCTCGGCGGCAGGTCCCCCGGGCGCGGCCGGGCCGGGCCCCGGGCAGCTGTGCTGTCTGCGGGAGGACGGCGAGCGGTGCGGCCGGGCGGCGGGCAACGCCAGCTTCAGCAAGAGGATCCAGAAGAGCATCTCCCAGAAGAAGGTGAAGATCGAGCTGGACAAGAGC GCAAGGCATCTCTACATTTGCGATTATCATAAAAACTTAATTCAGAGTGTtcgaaacagaagaaagagaaaagggagtgATGACGATGGAGGTGATTCACCTGTTCAAGATATTGATACCCCAGAG GTCGATTTAtaccaattacaagtaaatacACTTAGGAGATACAAAAGACACTTCAAGCTACCAACCAGACCAGGACTTAACAAAGCACAGCTTGTTGAG atagTTGGTTGCCACTTTAGGTCTATTCCAGTGAATGAAAAAGACACCTTAACATATTTCATCTACTCAGTGAAGAATGACAAGAACAAGTCAGATCTCAAGGTTGATAGTGGTGTTCACTAG